A window of Acropora muricata isolate sample 2 chromosome 6, ASM3666990v1, whole genome shotgun sequence genomic DNA:
ATTAAGAAGCGGGAGTTTTTTCATCGTTAGCTTGTTTGAGTTTTCGTAGCTGTTTTCCCGCCGTTTTTCCTTTACGTCGCATTAAGTTTTGACgtcgttttttcttttacctttcAGCCGTGTGATGGCACTCCGAGAGCATGCTGGGTGGGTAACCAGTGTCTTTCTGCAAAAGGGCGGAGAGGGGAACATTATCAGCGGAAGGTAAATccagaaaaaattaatatgcatTGAGGGCCCAGGTAATTGCCCCTAATTCTCTCGTTGGaggataaaaaagaaaatgtttttgaaaataatttttgtaatgAGAGCAATTTATTCGAGGTCCTTTGAATTTCAAACTGGTTAAATCTCTTCGCTTTCATTAGTGTCTCTGGAGATGTCAAATTCTGGGATCCGCGGTTTTCGGAATCAGTTCGTAGCCTGGAAACCATAAGCAATTCGGCAGCGTTTGAAGTTCATCACCAGGCCAATGTGTTTGCCACGTAAGTGAATATAATATAACTGAGAATATATGAAGTAATACCGGAGTGTTCAGATGACTACCGAAAGTAATTTTCCGACTGCGATTTTTcaacgcttagtgattggctcaaaattCTCACGCTagttttttcagccaatgagtgGCAAAGCCAAAAGCAATCGGACATTGTATGCCggatttttcccgctctttgaGCAAttttcagataattgctaggaattttgattggttcatcgcgcagTTAGCTCCAGTTGTGATATGGTTTCAACCCAGAAGTGTGATACTTTGATGGagttttattttgtgttttgtttttttatttttcgtcAGTGGCTCTACGAGCCAGGTAATCAAAGTGTACAGTTTGAATGGAGAAAATCTCAGCACCATAAGGTATCATGACGGATTTATGGGACAGCGGATTGGACCCATCAGTTGTCTTGCATTTCACCCACATCGGGTAAGGAGAATTGTTTTGTGAGAAGTCCAAGAAAGCAGAAGTTTGGACATTTCTCATTTGACCTTGGCCCACCAGTTTACGGTATGAATCTCAATTTAGATTAAAGGTCTCGCCAAATAGTGGCCAATCAGATTAGGCCTGTTGAGCAGAACGCTTCTGACTGGCTCCGAACAAAGTACGCAAAACGTGGGATTGCCATTGTTTCCGTTTTTCCCGAAACATCcgttttaaaaatagaaaataccGGGAACTGATGAGCTGCATTTCATTGCAGATGGAGACTTCTGGGGTTATGGTTTTCTGTCACTGTTTATTTCCGCGTAGTGTACTTTGGGGAAGCAAAATGGTCAAGCTAAAGTGGTCCATGCCAAGCACAGTGTGTTGTGTTGTTTTAGGTCTCACTGGCGGTGTTTTTACAATTTGATTGCAGGTTCACCTTGCTGCGGGCAGCACGGATTCCTTCATCTCGATCTACTCAACGGAGAAAAAGCGGtagaaacaattttcttttacgCATGTAACATTTGTTTGCAGTGTACATAAATCTTACATATCACAGTGATGTAAATATTTGCTTTTAAGAAAGCATACCATTGACAGGGACAGAAGTGTTAGTCCTGTCATCGAATGACCGTGTAACCTAATCTTTAATTACCTTCCTCTTTGTTAATGAATTTACGTATTTTCCAGAGCACCTCTTCGGGAAGAAAGATATGTTTTGGAATGGTCAAATTTTGAACTTCGGAAAATCCCTGAAAAAATAGCACTGCTGTAACATTGCTATGAGTCCAGTACGTCAACTCGAAAGCTAATTCCCACGCATTTAGGGATAACCTGACTGTTTCTTCTTCAGTGTCAAAGCAAAAAATATGGCGTACCCAGATCTCCCGTGGCCAGTGCAAGTCATGGTGAGACCAGGGTACGAGATTTACACGGAGGCATCACACCTCTTGACTTGCTGTTTTTGGTTTGGCCAGCCCTCTGTCGAATCACTGTAAAAGCTTCGTTTCCCAAAAGCAATTTGAATGACTTTGGTTTCTAACAACACTCGTCATAGTTCTGGTTCGTCCCAGACTTCTCTCTCCACGAGGTACTTTGGAAAATGTGGTGCCCTTAAGTAGAATTAATGTGGTTTTCCAATGCTTATTATTCTTGTGCAAGGGTAAAGCTATATATGTCGTTGTACATCGTTAATTGTAGGGCATATGATGCATTGGACCGCCGTGAATTCGGTTTTCCTCTCAGCGGAAACAAAAATTCATAAACGCGAAAGAAACTGCACATCTATTCAAAGCATAAAAAGCGTTATTCGAAAAAATTACTCGAactgaaacagaaaaataaaataaatcgaTTGacactattcataaatggcgcgCGCCAAGAGTCGTCGTGTGCTTGAATATTCACCGCTTACCGAGTCTCCTAGACAAGTTCTAATTCTTGGTAAATAAATTCTAATTTGCGAAATGACCGAAGAACTAGGGAACTTGACGCATTGCTTCGAGCAATAAAAACCAGCTGGAATTTTTCATAATCTGGTCTTCCTCTATAATTCAAGTCAGCCAGTGTATCTGCCTTCAACTGGTAGTAATGCTTAGGATTTATTGTGTCCGTCTCCAGAAGTTGTCCGTTTAAGGCCCCTTAGGACAGCAATTACTTCTATTTCTAAAAGAaattggtcgccatttatgagtAAAGTCTTCTAGTAACATATAATACTTTCCACGTATTTTTATACATTACGTTGCTAAAAGGATAATATTCACAATGCTATTTTCCTATACATTTGGTCTATTTTAAACTGACCGTTTGTAATGAAATCTCGTATTAAATAATTGCTTAAGTTTTTAAACGAGGTAAGATTGTATTTTTCAATGCAGAAACGTTTGTTTATAGAAAAGTAATGCATAAATTATTTGGCCTAAACCGATATTTCACCAATATTGAAAGCGAAATGTTTGACTTTGTTGCATaatgtttattaaaaaaaattgactttatGATCTTTAATTTCAAAACGGTAAATTAACCCTCACTGGGGATAATTTTGCACTTAATAAATGCAAATAGCTAATAATCCAAACTTTTATATATACCTTTactgaacttgaaaattttaaatttttttcaatttctcccCGTGCTGTTCCGTCTCCATGACCGAGCTGGTTAAAGTTCAGGGCAGGGTCctcttttgaccttttttcTCCAGAAGATTGACTATTATACAGCGAGATATCGATCATAATTAGTGAACGATTAGGCCtggttcacatgacgtcataaTCACCATCGTAGTCATAATCACAATTATAAAGATTGAAAACGTTTCTCATTTTTTGAGGATTACGATGGACTATGTCGTTATGAACCGTGCGATGCTAATTGCGCAGTTGTACATAATTTGATCAGCGATTAAACTCGGTAAAACAAAATGCCGGCTAAATGTGCTGGTGATACACGTGATTTCGCTGTGGGGAGCACTCGTAGGCGATTGTTAGCTCAGCACCGTGCATGTGTATCTTTCCTATTTTACGTCGTGTGAACCTGGCCGTAGGGAACAATTAGCCTTGGAATCGGCGCGTCTCGTTCAAGCTTAGTCTAACGTCTTATGCAAGTTGCCAATAAAACTGGGGAAAGTAGGTTTTCATCCTATGTAAGTTtggaaagaaaggaaagttcCTTTTAGGAATGAGAACGAGAGCGAACCATTAACGACCTGTTCCCAGAGCCTCTCCCTCACCCCAGTCCAAAAACCAAAGGAGAGatcctgggaatgaggttgaaTCTGATCGCCTTGAAACCCTGAGAAGGATTGTCAGGAAGCATGAACAATGACGGTAGCAGTGTTGACAAGAACACcagaaatcaaagcaaaaggTGATTTTCGCACGCTCTCCAACTTGAGCACGTACGTTTTCATTCTGATACATTTCCCGTTTACCGTTCTGTGGAGGACTTAAGCCTATTACGctgaattttcaatttatttaatatatatattttacataGAACGTCAATGTACAATTATGGTTGGCAGCAACTTGGAAGCCATTGCTTCATGCAGATACCAATATTGTAAATTCACTTGCATTTTGTAATGACGTCATGGAAGCCGACGTCGTGCTGTCTGACGTCCGGAttacctgagcggaagtcatcatTACAGATAGACATCTGCTTAGGGTCTGACGTTACGACAACCTGAACGAAAGTAATCTCTAGAGATGGACTTCCCCAAAGGTTATCCAAACGTCAATCAACAACTACAGTCCTTCTCGGGAAGATGAGACATTCTATGAAGGTACAACAGTGTTGGTTGCCAAccgttttgtttttccaacaaGTGGCGTTGTTGCCCTTTGTTTCACTAGAGCTTGTCCATGGAACATGTCGGGAGTAAACCCCATTCTTTCTTTTATACGAGCTCGGTCGTGGGAGCCGTTATGTTTATAATTTTTCTAAGTTTAAAAGACCAATAAAACGTTACAGTTCACGGGAACCTTTGTTAACTGTGGTTGACGACTTTCGTCTTAAAGTAGAGCAACATTAAAATTGTAATAAAAACGTTAAAGTTTTGCACTTGACTCTTACAAGAGGACTGTCATTTCTTTGCCTCGGGACAAGATGTGTGTTACGATTGAAAACGTCAGGGACCATTTAAGCTTGAAATAACTCACTACCCCATCCCTTCTCTTCAGTGCTAAATTGATAATTTAAGACTGTTATCATCTACGTGTGTAACCGTTTCTCGTAATCTTTTGCAGCATTAACAAATAATTAGGAGGTTATAATAACTTGACGATGATGCTAACTCATTAACTTCTGAAAGTTAGCTAAGCGTTTAGCGTGCatcttttgttctttgttttgccgAAATGTTTCGTTTCACCTCTGCCTCTTATGGAAGAGCGGACAGTGGACTCAAGAGTCGTGTTAGCGTTGATAATCCCAGTAACTAAACCTTATGTCTCAATGGCCGATAACCGGTCATGGTTTTTTAGTCAGTGAAGAACAGGCCTGTGTTAGCAGTGGTTTATAGCAGTTATGGAAACTAAGGCTTTTACCGTGCATGTAAAACTTAACACTCGTTATAAAACTGGCACCTCATACCATTATGGTTTGTTTAAGATATGGATATATAGTTAATCTTTAGTCTAGCTGTTATGTGAGTTTTCTACTGCAAGTAACCTCGCATTATTACGGGAAGTCAACGGTTCTCGTGAAAGGAAGATAACCGTAACTGGAGCAGTGCTTTTCTCTGTATTTGCTAATGACTAATTAACTGGCCTTAATAAAACTTGCCCTAACTACTTCTGTCTTTACGTTGTGAACTGCTTAACGAAAAATCCCCGGGGACTTGGGGTGGGCACGTTGACCTGGAGGGGTGAGTTAGGGCTTTTCTTGAGCTTTAATGGTTTCTCAGTCATTGCCCCTCTCTGTCATTGGCGCGAAAACCTAGTATCTCATTGGCAGAGCTTTTATTAGCAGAGCCTAAACAAAGAGTTTCAGCGCCATGGATGACAACTGCAAATTTCTTTCCCGCCTCTTTATGAAAAATAATGTTCGCCCAAATGTACAACCAAACCTTCTCTAGAAGAGTGAAGACACGTTACAATACAAACTTAATAGCTTCAAAATTCGTTTAACGAGTAGCTCtcaattttgaagtttttgcaAAACCTCTTCCTCACGTTTAAAACGATCGTGAATGTTATTGTAAGATACTGACGAAGTAACTGGTAGCATACAAAAAGGCCTGGACGAAATTAACTCCAATTTGTGTGTCGTGGTGATTTAACTAAATTCTTGCTATAACCGCGTCCTAAATTTGCACTTAGTGACAAAAACGACATTTTTACTAAAACCAGCCTAGCAAAAAGAAACGTGACCTTAAATACTTTAAACACTAATTCAACGGAAGAATTGAACCGAGTAAATATCTTTTTATTAGATTTAAGGCAATTAAATCGCCAGTAACAACATTGTATGTTTCCTGCTGAACTCATTCGCTACTGCTGTGTAACTCAAAGCTGTCGTGAAGAATGGAGTAACAGTTTGACGCCCTTTTCCACTCTTTCTTTCACTTCAAAAATTCTTGCAACCGATTACAGTGAAATCTCGTCGTAAGAAAGTTGCTTCAAACTTTGAACTTTCCGAAACGACTCTTGCAGCTTCCTTGGCAACGATTTTGGTACTGACAAGAAATGTTAAATTGTCACAAAGTTGGGAGACGAGCTCTCCCGAAACACTTTGCAATTTAATAGCTTGTTTTCAAAGTATTATATTTGTATTAAGTCAGTTAGTTAGTTAGTGTCTTGTTTTtatcaagtttgtttttttgttgaattttattttgttgtcttttttgcaGACATGGAGGTCTTTCCTCTGGGAATCGAAAAATATATCATGAATTTAGTCGAATTTAAGTGTTCTTGCCTCAAAAAGTCGTTTGTTGCCCATGATTTCGTTAACTTCATGAAATTTTGAATGAATTTAGCCAAAATTCCTTAAGTCCACGAGATCCGTTGTGCGGTTAATGAGGTTAAGGGGACATACCTGTTCAAttacttgaaaatgaaattgtaaCTAGTGAAAAATAAAGAGATTATATATATCCATTGAAAATGGATTTTAATATTGAACACTGCAAACATGCCAAATTCACGTCAACTATATTGAGATTGCAAAATTTTAACCAGTAAGAAAGAAACAATGGGTGAATCAACGGGCAAAAACGCTTCGTGTGCAAGCTGCAGGTTACAATCAACGAAGGTAGTAACTCCATAAGAATCCAGTCAGTATGGAAATCGTTGCGAGTGAACTGTTTACCCTTTGCGCAGATGACCTAGTCGTGGGACTCATCGATGTAGATGATTCATCTGTGTGATTATTGTCTTCTCTGGTCTTGTTATGATTATTGTCCACCTTTCCGACAACACCTGATTTCAAGGCTATGGTGGTGCTTGGCAGAGGAGAAAGCTTGTGTACTGACGTCATCGATGTAGATAGTGGTGACgctgataatgacgacgacgacggtaaATGTGATGACGTTGAAAAGGCTGCAGTAGCTCCAAGACCAAGACCAAGACCAAGAGCTTAGCattgaaaagaattgaaaataattaagttAGAAGGAACAAACAACTTACACAAAAAGGGGTAGTACTCGACAAGGACTACGTCTTCGCGTTACTATCGTCACAGGGAAGTTTAGAATAGAGGATAGTTTAATTTAAGGACAACTAGGGATGAGAATGGCTTTTTCGTCAAACACGCAAATACGTTCAAATGGGAAACagaacttgaaaaaacatcaATTCGAAACTTGAAACAGGCGTAATAAATGTAAAACTCACTACAAAGTTGGCAGGTTAGAGGACATGCTTTCCGTACAGCAACATATGAGGAACACTGATGCTCATGTTTCGAGCATGTTGAGCCCTTATCTTGACATTCTGTTGAcgtaaaaaaaaggaaatgttaGCGAATATTTACTACATTTTGTACTTACGTGAACGGCAGTGGCGCTGGAGGATCGAGAAACAtttcaaccaaaaaaagaaTGGCAACCACTAGTCCCGTTATCAATATAAGTAGACATTAACCACATGGTACGGTGTTTAAACATAAAACGTTGGGAGGGAACGATgaaatccgacgtttcggagtagTCAAAACACCATTCTAACTTGTCATCAGTCAACGTCACTACGAAGTCACATGAGATGCGCATGTGCATCGCTAGTCAGTGCGGAGTGTTTTCCGCTTTAGGTTTGTCATATAGGTGAGTGTCCGCTTGTTTTTTTATGGTAAATGTTCAACTATCCTCCGTTTTCCTAGCTTCTTGCGGTCAACAGAGCAGGTAGGAGTCGTCTCCTTTTTGTGTTTTATCGTTTTCTACAGTTTTGGTTTTTTCCAGTAAAAATGGGTGCTAAAGGCGAACCGTTGTTGCCAATCCATGCGGTTGTCCTCAGCGATGTTCCGGAAACGGCTTCTACGGTAGATAGGGCCACCAACAAACgcattttaaattatttaaacaatATTGATGAAACTGGGCCAGTTGGCGGGCCTTACAACCAAGTTTTGCGACGCTAGCAGACCAAGAGGCGGGAAAAGATCGGCCGATCCGCCATCAGACACTGGTGAGTCCGACTCGGACTTTGGGACTTTGAACCTCACAGCTTAAAATTCTAAAAGAGCGCGAGGAAATAGCCTATCAGAAGACGACTTACACGTTCATGCTCAGGATGAACTTAACGATGATGAAGATCTAAAACCGCTCACCGAGCAACCATCGGCCAACAAAAATGTTATTGACACCACACCCTTATTTCATAGGTTAGGGTAAGTTGTCCAACCTGAGAGATCTATTTTCATACCCTTTCAGGTGCTGGTTATTCTGGGATTTATCATAAATTCATGAACTGTGACAACACAACTTACCACGGAAAAGGCGGTGGGCCTCAAACCTGTTTGTGTTGAGTTTTAGCGAGCAACCACCTTATCTGTATGTGAAGTAGTAAGTGTGATTGATAGGATAGTGGCAAGTTTTCCTGGGGTATTGCACGGACCCTTGTACTACAGACACTTAGAAAAAGGCAAATGAATAACCTTACAGCCGGCAAAGGGCAATTTTGATGCTCGTATGTCTCTTTCACAACAAGCTAAGAGTGAACTGCAGGGGTGGTGCGATAAGGTTCTGACTGCCTGCAATGTGGTATCTCACGTGGAACCCCAACATCAGATTACTGCAGATGCCTCTAAGCGTGGGGAGCTGAACATGTCAGTGTAGCGACAGGGGGGAGTTGGACTCATGTGGAAGCCCAGCACCACATAAATTAATTAGAAATGCTGGCTATATGTTTAGGCTTGCAAAGTGTTTGCTAAAGGCTGGGCTAACAAACAAATTCGTGTAAAAATGTGATAATACCACTGCTGTGAATGTACTTAAACATGTGGGAACGAGCCATTCCTATTCTTGTGATTCTTTAGCCAAAGGAATTTGGGAATTGTGTATAGCAAGGGACATCTGGTTGAGTGTTGCCCATGTCCCTGGTAAACAAAATCTTGCTG
This region includes:
- the LOC136918873 gene encoding uncharacterized protein isoform X1 gives rise to the protein MRLLVALSTVEAVSGTSLRTTAWIGNNECQDKGSTCSKHEHQCSSYVAVRKACPLTCQLCTLGLGLGLGATAAFSTSSHLPSSSSLSASPLSTSMTSVHKLSPLPSTTIALKSGVVGKVDNNHNKTREDNNHTDESSTSMSPTTRSSAQRVNSSLATISILTGFLWSYYLR
- the LOC136918873 gene encoding uncharacterized protein isoform X2 — its product is MRLFNAVFLGIYFCFFENRFTNAECQDKGSTCSKHEHQCSSYVAVRKACPLTCQLCTLGLGLGLGATAAFSTSSHLPSSSSLSASPLSTSMTSVHKLSPLPSTTIALKSGVVGKVDNNHNKTREDNNHTDESSTSMSPTTRSSAQRVNSSLATISILTGFLWSYYLR